Proteins from a single region of Deltaproteobacteria bacterium HGW-Deltaproteobacteria-4:
- a CDS encoding 2-oxoacid ferredoxin oxidoreductase (catalyzes the coenzyme A dependent formation of succinyl-CoA from 2-oxoglutarate and ferredoxin), with protein MATAKDFQNHIKPNWCPGCGDFGVQTAIQRAFAASGREPHEFMFVSGIGCSGRMSGYLNTNGFHAIHGRALPVAQGMKLANRDLTVVAAGGDGDGFAIGIGHTLHALRRNIDMTYIVMDNQIYGLTKGQASPHSGLGFKTKSTPYGVIEPPLSVLQLALAAGATFVAQGFSKNPEELTALIAAGIRHQGFSFINVMSPCVTYNKVNTYEWFTQHLTSLADVDGYDATSKNQALSTLLEHEDLVTGLIYQDGKKRSYQELLHGYSATPLVAADLQLPRETFAELLGEFG; from the coding sequence ATGGCCACAGCTAAAGACTTTCAGAACCACATCAAACCGAACTGGTGCCCCGGCTGCGGCGACTTCGGCGTCCAGACCGCCATTCAACGCGCCTTTGCCGCCAGTGGCCGCGAACCGCACGAATTTATGTTTGTCTCCGGGATCGGCTGCTCGGGGCGGATGTCCGGTTATCTCAACACCAACGGTTTTCACGCCATCCACGGCCGCGCCCTCCCCGTCGCCCAAGGGATGAAACTGGCCAATCGCGACCTCACCGTCGTCGCTGCCGGCGGTGACGGTGACGGTTTTGCCATCGGCATCGGCCATACCCTGCACGCCCTGCGCCGCAACATCGACATGACCTACATCGTCATGGACAACCAGATCTACGGCCTCACCAAGGGGCAAGCTTCGCCGCACAGCGGTCTCGGCTTCAAGACCAAGAGTACCCCCTACGGTGTCATCGAGCCCCCCCTCTCCGTCCTCCAGCTCGCCCTCGCCGCCGGCGCCACCTTTGTCGCCCAGGGCTTCTCGAAAAACCCCGAAGAGCTCACCGCCCTGATCGCCGCCGGCATCCGCCACCAGGGTTTTTCCTTCATCAACGTCATGAGCCCCTGCGTCACTTACAACAAGGTCAACACTTACGAATGGTTCACGCAGCACCTGACCAGCCTCGCCGACGTTGATGGTTATGATGCGACGAGCAAGAATCAGGCGCTGAGTACCTTGCTGGAGCATGAAGATCTGGTGACAGGATTAATCTATCAGGATGGGAAGAAGAGGTCGTATCAGGAGTTGCTGCACGGCTACAGCGCCACGCCGCTGGTCGCAGCGGATCTGCAGCTGCCGCGTGAAACGTTTGCGGAGTTGCTCGGTGAGTTTGGCTGA
- a CDS encoding carbonic anhydrase, whose translation MNRLFKGHMKFRSEDFASHRELFQQLGRSHDPHTLFIGCSDSRVVPNLITQTHPGELFIVRNVANIVPPYRQTEEYVSTTSAVEYAVLVLKVDTIVICGHSNCGGCAAMNLPDHELEHIPHVRKWLELSQEVKGRVDRLMTENTPEEREWLTEQVNILVQMRNLLTYPYIKEKYERGELNIYGWHYIIETGEIFNFNDDTQEFELLG comes from the coding sequence ATGAATCGACTATTCAAGGGTCACATGAAATTTCGCAGTGAGGATTTTGCCAGTCATCGCGAACTCTTTCAACAGCTGGGCCGGAGTCACGATCCGCATACCCTCTTCATCGGCTGTTCTGATTCGCGGGTGGTGCCGAACCTGATTACCCAGACCCATCCCGGCGAGCTCTTTATTGTCCGCAATGTCGCCAATATCGTCCCCCCCTACCGCCAGACCGAAGAGTACGTCTCCACCACCTCGGCGGTTGAGTACGCAGTGCTGGTGCTCAAGGTCGATACCATCGTCATCTGCGGCCACTCCAACTGCGGCGGTTGCGCGGCGATGAACCTGCCGGACCACGAACTTGAGCACATCCCGCATGTACGCAAGTGGCTGGAACTGTCACAGGAGGTCAAGGGAAGGGTCGACCGCCTCATGACCGAGAATACGCCGGAAGAGCGGGAGTGGTTGACCGAGCAGGTGAATATTCTCGTGCAGATGCGCAACCTGCTGACCTATCCGTACATCAAGGAGAAGTACGAACGCGGCGAGCTCAATATTTACGGTTGGCACTACATTATCGAGACCGGCGAAATTTTCAATTTCAACGATGATACCCAGGAGTTCGAACTGCTCGGCTGA
- the lon gene encoding endopeptidase La, which translates to MSSTSPPIPDILPVYPLREQVVFPHMVLPLFIAPAGMATVDAALRSDSHLFVVAWCSAPSEPIFFEDLSRIGTLCRINQTVRFPDGGCKVVIEGVERIRLINPIQMTPAISARVEVVEEEDGRGLVADALAQSVNALLKIALAYGRPLPGDVLKMIDQIDDPGRLADLVAVYLNLPLKEQQRLLELLNPVERLKEVYLLLTSEVQKIQVRGEVQVDVAKRLGRSQKEYILREQLKQIQEELGDDDPQRSEISELRQRITAASMPEEVARVAEKEVARLERISPASAEYTVARTYLDYLCSVPWQHSSDEINDLPFAQQVLDEDHYNLKEVKERILEHLAVRTLRPESRGPILCFVGPPGVGKTSLGRSIARATGRKFIRMSLGGMRDEAEIRGHRRTYIGALPGRIIQEICRADSNNPVFMLDEVDKIGQDFRGDPASALLEVLDPEQNNTFTDHYLDIPFDLSRVMFITTANLLDPVASPLKDRMEVITLAGYGDDDKQQIAFTYLIPKQIEENGLGDAPPEFTIAAVAQLIRDYTREAGVRGLERQIASICRKLAKERALGFVGERRVITPELVEDLLGPRKYFADVAAEVDRIGVVTGLAWTESGGDIIFVEASRMTGKKELLLTGSLGEVMQESAKAALSYVRAHAADFAIDPAIFDNSDIHIHVPSGATPKDGPSAGITIATSLISLFTHRPARRNVAMTGELTLSGRILPIGGVKEKILAARRAGVTTILFPERNREHLYDLDSKLLAGLDLRCIASVAEVVEATLLPPAG; encoded by the coding sequence ATGTCGTCGACAAGCCCCCCCATTCCCGATATCCTCCCGGTCTACCCGCTGCGAGAACAGGTGGTCTTCCCACACATGGTTCTCCCCCTCTTTATCGCCCCTGCCGGGATGGCGACCGTTGATGCCGCCCTGCGCAGCGACAGCCATCTATTTGTCGTAGCGTGGTGCAGCGCCCCGTCTGAGCCGATCTTCTTTGAGGACCTTTCCCGCATCGGCACCCTGTGCCGCATCAACCAGACGGTCCGTTTTCCGGACGGCGGCTGCAAAGTGGTCATCGAGGGGGTGGAGCGGATCCGCCTCATCAACCCCATTCAGATGACGCCGGCGATCTCGGCCCGTGTCGAGGTGGTTGAGGAGGAGGATGGCCGCGGTCTTGTCGCCGATGCGCTGGCGCAGAGCGTCAATGCCCTGCTCAAGATCGCCCTTGCCTACGGCCGCCCTCTGCCCGGCGACGTCCTCAAGATGATCGACCAGATCGATGACCCCGGCCGTCTCGCCGATCTGGTGGCGGTCTATCTTAACCTCCCTCTCAAGGAACAGCAGCGCCTTCTCGAACTCCTCAACCCGGTGGAGCGCCTCAAAGAGGTTTATCTCCTCTTGACCAGTGAGGTGCAGAAGATTCAGGTGCGCGGCGAGGTACAGGTCGATGTCGCCAAACGTCTCGGCCGCTCGCAGAAGGAATACATTCTGCGCGAGCAGCTCAAACAGATTCAGGAAGAGCTCGGCGACGACGACCCGCAACGCAGCGAGATCAGCGAGCTGCGGCAGCGCATTACTGCCGCGTCAATGCCGGAAGAGGTCGCCAGGGTGGCGGAGAAGGAGGTTGCGCGGCTCGAACGGATCAGTCCGGCTTCGGCGGAATATACTGTCGCCCGTACTTATCTTGACTACCTGTGCAGTGTGCCGTGGCAGCACAGCAGCGATGAAATTAATGATCTCCCCTTTGCCCAGCAGGTGCTCGACGAGGATCACTACAATCTCAAGGAGGTCAAGGAGCGCATCCTCGAACACCTTGCCGTGCGCACGCTTCGCCCGGAGAGTCGCGGCCCGATCCTCTGCTTCGTCGGCCCCCCCGGCGTCGGCAAGACCTCCCTCGGTCGCTCTATCGCCCGCGCCACCGGTCGCAAGTTCATCCGTATGTCCCTAGGCGGCATGCGCGACGAGGCGGAGATTCGCGGTCATCGCCGCACCTATATCGGTGCCCTTCCCGGCCGCATCATCCAGGAAATCTGCCGTGCCGACAGCAATAATCCGGTCTTCATGCTCGATGAAGTCGACAAGATCGGTCAGGACTTCCGGGGCGATCCGGCCTCGGCCCTTCTTGAAGTCCTCGATCCCGAGCAGAACAACACCTTTACGGACCACTACCTCGACATCCCCTTCGACCTCTCCCGTGTCATGTTTATCACCACCGCCAATCTCCTCGACCCCGTTGCTTCCCCCCTCAAGGACCGCATGGAGGTCATTACTCTGGCCGGCTACGGCGATGACGACAAACAGCAGATCGCCTTTACCTACCTGATCCCCAAACAGATCGAGGAGAACGGCCTCGGAGATGCCCCCCCCGAGTTCACCATCGCCGCTGTCGCCCAGCTGATTCGCGATTATACCCGCGAGGCCGGGGTGCGGGGACTGGAGCGGCAGATTGCCTCCATCTGCCGTAAACTCGCCAAGGAGCGGGCCCTCGGCTTTGTCGGCGAGCGGCGCGTCATCACTCCGGAGTTGGTCGAGGATCTCCTCGGGCCGCGCAAGTACTTCGCTGACGTTGCCGCCGAGGTCGACCGAATCGGGGTCGTCACCGGTTTGGCCTGGACCGAGTCAGGGGGGGATATCATCTTCGTCGAGGCTTCGCGCATGACCGGCAAGAAGGAGCTCCTTTTGACCGGCAGTCTCGGCGAGGTTATGCAGGAATCAGCCAAGGCTGCCCTTTCCTACGTCCGCGCCCATGCCGCTGACTTTGCCATCGATCCGGCCATCTTCGATAATAGTGATATCCACATCCATGTCCCGTCCGGGGCGACCCCCAAGGACGGACCGTCGGCGGGGATTACCATCGCCACCTCCCTTATCTCCCTTTTTACCCATCGCCCGGCGCGCCGCAACGTCGCCATGACCGGTGAACTCACCCTCTCCGGGCGCATCCTCCCTATCGGCGGGGTCAAGGAGAAGATCCTCGCCGCCCGTCGTGCCGGGGTGACGACGATCCTCTTCCCCGAACGCAATCGTGAGCATCTCTACGATCTGGATAGCAAGCTCCTCGCCGGGCTAGACCTGCGCTGTATCGCGTCTGTCGCCGAGGTGGTGGAGGCAACCCTGCTTCCGCCGGCCGGCTAA
- a CDS encoding NAD(P)/FAD-dependent oxidoreductase encodes MESCEVLIVGGGPAGSTCAAKLVAAGLDVLLLDKANFPRVKPCAGWITPAVLTALAIDPAEYGQGRVLQAISGFRTGLINGPEVVTRYDQIVSYGIRRDEFDHYLLQRSGVRQRPGEGVIKIESQESGWLVNGRIKTRLLVGAGGHFCPVARLLGARVGAEAAVVAQVAEAVLNPEQEQHCPVAGDTPALRFCPDLQGYGWLFRKGNVLNVGLGRRDRQDFARHLREFRTFLVARGELPADFTGHFQGHAYCLYNRQTGRQCVGEKALLIGDAAGLAAVHSGEGILPAIESALLAAATIVAAQGDYRYATLESYAARLARHCAGSWPMAPSLPLPARFTQRLGACLLAIPWTTRHLILNRWFLHS; translated from the coding sequence ATGGAGAGCTGCGAGGTGCTGATTGTCGGCGGTGGCCCCGCCGGCTCGACCTGTGCTGCCAAACTGGTCGCCGCAGGTCTCGATGTCCTCCTCCTCGATAAGGCGAATTTTCCGCGCGTCAAACCCTGTGCCGGATGGATCACCCCGGCGGTGTTGACGGCACTGGCGATCGATCCCGCCGAGTATGGTCAGGGACGCGTTCTGCAGGCGATCAGCGGATTTCGCACCGGGCTGATAAATGGGCCCGAGGTTGTCACCCGCTACGATCAGATCGTCAGCTACGGCATTCGCCGTGACGAATTTGACCATTACCTGTTGCAGCGGAGTGGCGTTCGCCAAAGACCGGGCGAAGGGGTGATAAAAATCGAAAGCCAGGAAAGCGGATGGTTGGTGAATGGGCGGATCAAGACACGACTCCTGGTCGGCGCCGGTGGCCATTTTTGTCCGGTCGCCCGCCTTCTCGGCGCCCGGGTCGGTGCGGAAGCAGCGGTGGTTGCTCAGGTCGCTGAGGCAGTACTGAACCCGGAACAGGAGCAGCACTGCCCGGTTGCCGGCGACACCCCTGCCCTGCGCTTCTGCCCGGACCTGCAAGGGTATGGCTGGCTCTTTCGCAAAGGGAATGTGCTAAATGTCGGTCTCGGGCGGCGCGATCGGCAAGATTTTGCTCGCCATCTCCGTGAGTTTCGCACCTTTCTCGTTGCGCGCGGAGAGCTTCCCGCCGACTTTACCGGCCATTTTCAGGGCCATGCCTATTGTCTCTATAACCGCCAGACCGGACGGCAGTGCGTCGGCGAGAAGGCGCTGCTGATCGGCGACGCTGCCGGTCTCGCCGCAGTGCACAGCGGCGAAGGAATCCTCCCGGCCATCGAATCAGCTCTCCTTGCCGCCGCGACCATTGTTGCCGCGCAGGGCGATTATCGCTACGCTACGCTTGAATCTTATGCGGCCCGTTTGGCCAGGCACTGTGCCGGTTCCTGGCCGATGGCCCCCTCTCTGCCTCTCCCCGCACGCTTCACACAACGCCTTGGGGCCTGTCTGCTTGCTATCCCCTGGACGACCCGCCACCTGATACTGAATCGCTGGTTCCTCCATTCTTAA
- a CDS encoding amino acid transporter: MNVPAEILKPLVQGFSLGAGLIIAIGSQNAFVLRQGLRREYVFTICTICFLCDALLILLGCGGFGAWIASSPLLMLAARWGGALFLFYYGVRSFRSAFRAETLRVDETRTPAAGLRWAIATTFALTLLNPHVYLDTVILLGSIAGQLPVQERGLFAGGAVGASLFWFYGIGYGARILTPLFRQAIAWKILDVIIGAIMWSIAASLLRPIIAGP; the protein is encoded by the coding sequence ATGAATGTTCCCGCAGAAATTTTAAAGCCACTGGTGCAGGGCTTTTCTCTTGGCGCCGGCCTGATCATTGCCATCGGCAGTCAGAACGCCTTTGTCCTGCGCCAGGGGCTGCGCAGGGAATATGTCTTTACTATCTGCACCATCTGTTTTCTCTGCGATGCTCTTCTGATCCTTTTAGGGTGCGGAGGCTTTGGCGCTTGGATCGCTTCTTCGCCGCTGCTGATGCTGGCAGCCCGCTGGGGCGGAGCCCTCTTCCTCTTCTATTACGGTGTGCGCTCTTTTCGCTCGGCGTTCCGGGCCGAGACCCTGCGGGTTGATGAAACCAGAACTCCGGCCGCAGGGCTGAGATGGGCGATTGCCACCACCTTCGCTTTGACCCTGCTGAATCCGCACGTCTATCTCGACACCGTGATCCTCCTCGGCAGTATTGCTGGTCAGCTCCCCGTGCAGGAGAGAGGGCTCTTTGCCGGCGGTGCAGTCGGCGCTTCGCTCTTCTGGTTTTACGGCATTGGCTACGGCGCCCGCATCCTTACGCCCCTTTTTCGTCAAGCAATCGCCTGGAAAATACTCGATGTCATCATCGGCGCAATCATGTGGTCCATTGCCGCCAGTCTGCTCAGGCCCATCATTGCAGGACCATAA
- a CDS encoding (p)ppGpp synthetase, with protein MPSLDFDREERAFRKYYDSNRQHFESAKNAYVSLIMACLKQGAGDAVSKIEGRVKDKEECIKKFDRKYRGRLEADEQPYEIRTYISDLIGIRIICLYEDRIASVAQLLTQSFNLIEVTNKIAAIESTEDSFGYKGLHMDLALPDELAVQAKYFAFADCPFEVQIRSLIQDAWSVLDHEIKYKKSIPIELKRRINVLSALFELADREFKEIRNATADLIEQATAAPVSDSVAERGEEGGAISALASEKIVNAFNFLRIAGHFFKEFDFEDDKVDDFVQDILHLDANFTRADLHQSLLENLKIIRDYRDDFIANNPERIFTPYSSIRHCLYLNDPETFNKILSKGARERFETWVANKRP; from the coding sequence ATGCCCTCCCTCGACTTTGACCGGGAAGAACGCGCCTTCCGCAAATATTATGACAGCAACCGGCAGCACTTCGAATCAGCGAAGAATGCTTACGTCAGCCTGATCATGGCCTGCCTCAAGCAGGGTGCAGGCGATGCTGTGAGCAAAATCGAGGGTCGGGTTAAGGACAAAGAGGAGTGTATCAAGAAGTTCGACCGCAAATACCGGGGTCGACTGGAAGCGGATGAACAACCTTACGAAATCAGAACCTACATCTCCGACCTCATCGGTATCCGCATCATCTGTCTCTACGAAGACCGCATCGCCAGCGTCGCGCAGCTGCTGACCCAGTCCTTTAACCTCATCGAGGTGACGAACAAAATTGCAGCGATCGAGAGTACTGAGGATTCCTTTGGCTACAAGGGGCTGCATATGGATCTCGCCCTGCCGGACGAACTGGCAGTGCAAGCGAAATATTTTGCCTTTGCTGACTGCCCTTTTGAGGTGCAGATCCGTTCACTGATCCAGGATGCATGGAGCGTCCTGGATCACGAGATCAAATACAAAAAGTCGATCCCCATCGAACTCAAGCGCCGCATCAACGTCCTCTCCGCCCTCTTCGAACTCGCCGACCGCGAGTTCAAAGAGATCCGCAACGCCACCGCCGATCTCATCGAGCAGGCGACCGCTGCGCCGGTCAGTGACTCGGTTGCCGAACGCGGCGAAGAAGGCGGGGCGATCAGTGCGCTGGCCAGTGAAAAGATCGTCAACGCCTTTAACTTCCTGCGCATTGCCGGGCACTTCTTCAAGGAGTTTGACTTCGAGGATGACAAAGTCGATGACTTTGTTCAGGATATCCTGCACCTCGACGCCAACTTTACCCGCGCCGATTTGCATCAAAGCCTGCTTGAAAATCTCAAAATCATCCGCGATTATCGCGATGACTTCATCGCCAACAACCCGGAACGGATCTTCACCCCCTACTCCTCCATCCGCCACTGCCTTTATCTCAACGATCCCGAGACCTTCAACAAAATCTTGTCAAAGGGAGCGCGCGAGCGCTTTGAAACCTGGGTTGCGAACAAGCGCCCTTAA
- a CDS encoding serine protein kinase RIO, which produces MKIPKSLEPLLHDGLIDEVLGQLMSGKEAEVYIVRCAGEIRCAKAYKEVKHRSFHKQAQYMEGRKVRNSRRSRAMDKHSSFGRKEQESAWQNAEVDALYLLAAAGVRVPKPHCFFEGVLLMDLVVDAEGEVAPRLNDIDLSASVARQYHRQLIAEVVRMLCAGIVHGDLSEYNVLVAGDGPVIIDLPQAIDAAGNNNAGRLFMRDVDNLAAYFGQFAPELLTTAYAKEIWHLYESGELQPESILTGHFESSEKAANVHIVLREIEDSRKEALAREAGRAAVA; this is translated from the coding sequence ATGAAAATTCCCAAAAGCCTGGAACCCCTGCTGCATGACGGACTGATCGACGAAGTTCTCGGCCAGTTAATGAGCGGTAAAGAGGCCGAGGTTTATATCGTGCGTTGCGCCGGCGAAATCCGCTGTGCCAAAGCCTACAAAGAGGTCAAGCACCGCAGCTTCCACAAGCAGGCGCAGTACATGGAAGGCCGCAAGGTGCGCAACAGTCGCCGCTCCCGCGCTATGGACAAACACTCCAGCTTCGGGCGCAAGGAGCAGGAATCCGCTTGGCAGAATGCCGAGGTCGATGCCCTTTACCTTCTCGCCGCTGCCGGCGTCCGCGTCCCCAAACCCCACTGTTTTTTCGAGGGGGTCCTCCTCATGGACCTGGTGGTTGATGCTGAGGGCGAGGTGGCCCCGCGCCTCAACGATATCGACCTCTCTGCTTCAGTAGCCCGGCAGTATCATCGCCAGCTCATTGCTGAAGTCGTCCGCATGCTGTGTGCCGGCATCGTGCACGGTGACCTCTCCGAGTATAATGTGCTGGTCGCCGGCGACGGGCCGGTGATCATCGACCTCCCGCAGGCGATCGACGCCGCCGGCAACAACAATGCCGGTCGTCTCTTTATGCGTGATGTCGACAATCTCGCGGCCTACTTCGGTCAGTTTGCCCCGGAACTTCTCACCACCGCTTATGCCAAGGAGATCTGGCACCTTTACGAAAGTGGCGAGCTGCAACCGGAATCGATCTTGACCGGTCACTTCGAGAGTTCCGAAAAGGCGGCAAACGTTCACATCGTGCTGCGCGAGATCGAAGATTCGCGTAAGGAAGCGCTGGCCCGCGAGGCCGGTCGCGCCGCGGTGGCCTGA
- a CDS encoding cytochrome C — MAKKSNFLSLLAATLLTVCVGTTASASPFKVDLELFKFNPSLIVYEKSAAEFTDPQTCGECHEDKYREWNGSLHSMAFIDPVYQGELNKAVKAVGHEISRQCEGCHSPAGVVTGEIKGPGVSGLSPVALAGVSCDICHSISAVNHGKTPTKEPGNGSFVIKPGEDSPDGPVLIKHGPRLPAEGCGDGFHECRQTEFHAQADLCASCHQVFHYDKHFPIEATYHEWKHSLYSQNDIHCQDCHMVGTETFVKVADTLVKPERKDYRHYFNGANYLLYFLGAQAAEKAGDKEQAGRLMHQYEMAVKRLQNAAELEIEPVYRNGALAEVRVRVKNVRAGHNLPTSLSNIRQMWLEVIVKDEKGKVILSTGAVATDGSLPKDTRLFNSDGMGSDMHFAVDPWVITAFSRHETIPPKGYRDVHYGVTAPKGSKKLTIEAKLRYRQADQKIAEALLGAVPKDIDLARDYGLSKVPTLPVVDMVALQREVAAAQ; from the coding sequence ATGGCCAAAAAATCGAATTTTCTTTCCCTGCTCGCGGCAACACTGCTCACCGTCTGCGTCGGCACAACGGCGTCAGCGTCCCCCTTCAAGGTTGACCTCGAACTCTTCAAGTTCAATCCGTCCCTCATCGTCTACGAAAAATCGGCCGCCGAATTTACCGATCCCCAAACCTGCGGCGAATGTCACGAAGACAAATACCGGGAGTGGAACGGCTCGCTGCACAGCATGGCCTTCATCGATCCGGTTTATCAGGGTGAGTTGAACAAAGCGGTCAAGGCGGTGGGGCACGAGATCTCCCGCCAGTGCGAAGGCTGCCACTCCCCAGCCGGCGTTGTCACCGGCGAGATCAAGGGACCGGGCGTCAGCGGTCTGTCGCCAGTGGCTCTGGCCGGCGTTTCCTGCGATATCTGCCATTCGATCAGTGCCGTCAATCATGGTAAAACCCCCACAAAAGAGCCAGGAAACGGTTCTTTTGTGATCAAGCCGGGGGAGGATAGCCCGGACGGACCGGTGCTGATCAAACATGGCCCGCGCCTGCCCGCTGAGGGCTGCGGCGATGGTTTTCATGAATGCCGGCAAACGGAATTCCATGCCCAGGCTGATCTCTGCGCTTCTTGTCACCAGGTCTTTCATTACGACAAGCACTTCCCGATTGAAGCCACCTATCATGAGTGGAAGCACAGCCTTTACTCCCAGAATGATATTCACTGTCAGGATTGCCACATGGTCGGCACCGAGACCTTTGTCAAGGTTGCGGATACACTGGTAAAGCCGGAGCGCAAAGATTACCGGCACTATTTCAACGGCGCCAACTATCTGCTCTATTTTCTCGGTGCGCAGGCCGCGGAGAAGGCCGGCGACAAGGAACAGGCCGGGCGGCTGATGCATCAGTATGAGATGGCGGTCAAACGCCTGCAGAACGCGGCCGAACTGGAGATTGAACCGGTTTACCGCAACGGTGCGCTGGCCGAGGTGCGGGTGCGGGTCAAGAACGTGCGTGCCGGTCATAACCTCCCGACCTCGCTCTCCAATATCCGCCAAATGTGGCTGGAGGTCATCGTCAAAGACGAAAAGGGCAAGGTCATTCTCTCCACCGGTGCGGTCGCGACGGACGGTTCACTGCCTAAAGATACCCGGCTCTTTAATTCGGACGGGATGGGATCGGACATGCATTTTGCCGTCGATCCCTGGGTTATTACCGCTTTCTCCCGCCACGAAACCATCCCCCCCAAGGGCTATCGCGATGTCCATTACGGGGTGACGGCACCCAAAGGGAGCAAAAAGCTGACGATCGAAGCAAAGCTGCGTTATCGTCAGGCCGATCAGAAGATTGCCGAGGCGCTGCTCGGTGCGGTGCCGAAGGATATCGATCTGGCCAGAGATTATGGCTTGAGCAAAGTTCCGACCCTGCCGGTGGTCGACATGGTCGCGCTGCAGCGCGAGGTGGCGGCGGCTCAATAG
- a CDS encoding EamA family transporter → MPKEKSHYLPLIAFVALGVIWGSNFIYMKMAVKLISPLQIVFLRVLFGFVPVVIYARLQGALRREHLRHGGHFFVMGLLATALYYYVYVKGTSLLLSGVAGAVSGAIPLFSFVLAIAFIAEEKATRLKVAGTLIGFLGVLIMGRPSGADLAGTNLQGVLYMVAGSLSVGASFVYAKKFIIPLKIPAAALTTYQLGFGLLVLTLLTDYRGMTKLFSNTHTAIGLIVGLGILGTGLAYIIYYYIIAKLGAVAAASVTYIPPVVALLIGALLVGEPIDRVDYGATLLIFVGVLLLRKR, encoded by the coding sequence ATGCCGAAAGAGAAGTCACACTATCTCCCCCTGATTGCCTTTGTCGCCCTGGGAGTGATCTGGGGGAGTAACTTTATCTATATGAAGATGGCAGTGAAGCTCATCTCCCCCCTGCAAATCGTCTTTTTAAGGGTCCTGTTCGGCTTTGTCCCAGTCGTGATCTATGCCCGCCTGCAAGGGGCCCTGCGCCGGGAGCACCTCCGGCACGGCGGTCATTTTTTTGTCATGGGCCTGCTGGCGACGGCGCTTTATTATTATGTCTATGTTAAAGGGACTTCCCTCCTCCTTTCCGGGGTGGCAGGAGCGGTCAGCGGGGCCATCCCCCTCTTCTCTTTTGTCCTGGCCATCGCCTTTATTGCCGAGGAAAAGGCGACCCGGTTGAAAGTGGCCGGAACGTTGATCGGCTTTCTCGGTGTCTTGATCATGGGGCGGCCGTCAGGGGCCGATCTCGCCGGCACCAATCTGCAAGGGGTCCTCTACATGGTTGCCGGTTCCCTCAGCGTCGGAGCCTCCTTCGTCTATGCGAAAAAGTTTATTATCCCGTTGAAGATTCCGGCAGCTGCTCTGACCACCTATCAGCTGGGGTTTGGCCTTCTCGTTCTGACCCTATTGACCGATTACCGCGGCATGACAAAACTCTTTTCCAACACCCATACGGCGATAGGCCTGATCGTCGGCCTCGGGATTCTCGGAACCGGTCTGGCCTACATCATTTACTACTATATCATCGCCAAACTCGGGGCGGTCGCCGCCGCTTCGGTCACCTATATCCCCCCGGTCGTAGCTTTGCTGATCGGGGCACTGCTGGTTGGCGAGCCGATTGACAGGGTCGATTACGGGGCCACGCTCCTGATCTTTGTCGGTGTTCTTTTGTTGAGGAAGAGATGA